In Drosophila pseudoobscura strain MV-25-SWS-2005 chromosome 4, UCI_Dpse_MV25, whole genome shotgun sequence, the following proteins share a genomic window:
- the b gene encoding cysteine sulfinic acid decarboxylase, translated as MLASETFPAHRFKESIFKPYSTSGSASVDDLASVNKTLTSAATTSSSPDTHAAVDIAPTASSVEFETARKMLTNNSSSSSNNSNNNNNNNNNDAKDDVSGFVASHPAAPFEGFIRACVDEIIKLAVFQGTNRSTKVVEWHEPAELRQLFDFQLRDKGEPQEKLRELLRETIRFSVKTGHPYFINQLYSGVDPYALVGQWLTDALNPSVYTYEVAPLFTLMEEQVLAEMRRIVGFPNGGQGDGIFCPGGSIANGYAISCARYTHAPESKKNGLFNAKPLIIFTSEDAHYSVEKLAMFMGFGSEHVVKIATNEVGKMRLSDLEDQVRRCLDNGWQPLMVSATAGTTVLGAFDDLTGIGDLCRKYNMWMHVDAAWGGGALMSKKYRHLLNGIERADSVTWNPHKLLAASQQCSTFLTRHQLVLGQCHSTNAAYLFQKDKFYDTSYDTGDKHIQCGRRADVFKFWFMWKAKGNLGLESHVEKVFRMAEFFTAKVRERPGFELVLESPECTNISFWYVPPSLRTMERDREFYDKLHKVAPKVKERMIKKGSMMITYQPLRQLPNFFRLVLQNSCLEESDMIYFLDEIESLAKNL; from the exons ATGCTGGCCAGTGAGACTTTTCCCGCACATCGCTTCAAGGAATCTATATTTAAGCCTTACAGCACGAGTGGCTCGGCCAGCGTCGATGATTTGGCAAGCGTTAACAAAACATTGACATCCGCGGCGACCACGTCGTCATCGCCTGATACTCATGCAGCCGTTGACATCGCGCCCACTGCATCCTCAGTCGAGTTCGAGACTGCCCGCAAAATGTtgaccaacaacagcagtagcagtagcaatAACAgtaacaataataacaacaataacaataacgaTGCCAAGGATGATGTATCTGGTTTCGTGGCCAGCCATCCGGCAGCCCCATTCGAGGGCTTCATCCGTGCCTGCGTCGACGAGATTATCAAGCTGGCCGTCTTCCAGGGTACCAACCGATCCACCAAAGTCGTGGAGTGGCACGAGCCCGCCGAGCTCCGTCAGCTCTTCGACTTCCAGCTGCGCGACAAAGGGGAGCCGCAGGAGAAGCTACGAGAGCTTCTGCGCGAGACCATACGGTTCTCGGTGAAGACCGGACATCCGTACTTCATCAATCAGCTGTATTCGGGCGTGGATCCCTACGCCCTGGTTGGCCAGTGGCTCACCGACGCCCTGAACCCCAGTGTCTACACGTACGAAGTGGCGCCTCTGTTCACGCTGATGGAGGAGCAGGTGCTGGCCGAGATGCGTCGCATTGTGGGCTTCCCCAATGGGGGGCAGGGCGACGGCATCTTCTGTCCTGGCGGTTCGATAGCCAACGGTTATGCAATCAGCTGTGCGCGCTACACACACGCGCCCGAGTCCAAG AAAAACGGACTCTTCAATGCCAAACCTTTGATTATATTCACATCGGAGGATGCGCATTATTCGGTGGAGAAATTGGCCATGTTCATGGGTTTCGGAAGCGAGCATGTGGTCAAGATAGCGACCAATGAGGTGGGCAAGATGCGTCTGAGCGATCTGGAGGATCAGGTTCGGCGGTGCCTGGACAATGGCTGGCAGCCTCTGATGGTCTCGGCCACGGCCGGCACCACGGTTCTGGGCGCCTTCGATGACTTGACAGGGATCGGGGATCTGTGCAGGAAGTACAACATGTGGATGCACGTAGATGCGGCATGGGGAGGCGGTGCGCTGATGTCTAAGAAGTATCGCCATCTGCTGAACGGCATCGAACG GGCTGATTCGGTGACGTGGAACCCCCACAAGTTGTTGGCCGCCTCGCAGCAGTGCTCCACCTTTCTGACACGCCACCAGCTGGTCTTGGGCCAGTGCCACTCCACCAATGCGGCGTACCTGTTCCAGAAGGACAAGTTCTATGACACCTCCTACGACACTGGGGACAAGCACATCCAGTGCGGACGCAGGGCGGACGTCTTCAAGTTCTGGTTCATGTGGAAGGCTAAAGGCAACCTGGGCCTGGAGTCGCATGTGGAGAAGGTCTTTCGCATGGCCGAGTTCTTCACCGCCAAGGTCCGAGAGCGGCCCGGCTTCGAATTGGTTCTGGAGAGTCCCGAGTGCACCAACATCAGCTTCTGGTACGTGCCCCCCAGTCTCCGGACGATGGAGCGAGATCGGGAGTTCTACGACAAGCTGCACAAGGTGGCGCCCAAGGTCAAGGAGCGGATGATAAAGAAGGGCTCCATGATGATCACATATCAGCCGCTGCGCCAGCTCCCGAACTTCTTCCGTCTGGTGCTTCAAAACTCGTGTCTGGAGGAGTCGGATATGATCTACTTCCTCGATGAGATCGAGTCCCTGGCCAAGAACTTGTAG